From the Lathyrus oleraceus cultivar Zhongwan6 chromosome 4, CAAS_Psat_ZW6_1.0, whole genome shotgun sequence genome, one window contains:
- the LOC127138284 gene encoding nudix hydrolase 2 — protein sequence MSASTDSSLTAQQDQPQQIQLLASTDDDYDGVIVEISDLVMDSTTFLSILRPSISNWKQQGKKGVWIKLPIHLANLVETLIKEGFWYHHAEPKYLMLVHWIADSANTIPANATHRVGVGALVVNEKREVLVVQEKTGHFRGTGSWKFPTGVADQGEEIWEAAVREVKEEAGVDSEFVEVLAFRQSHASFFEKSDLFFVCLLRPVSSDIKIQEVEIEAGKWMPFDEYAAQPFMEKYELLRQINDIYLAKIDGHYSGFTPVSTKSNFSNQKNSYLYLNVGGLKRSNSL from the exons ATGTCAGCGTCAACAGATTCATCTCTTACTGCACAACAAGATCAGCCTCAACAAATTCAACTGCTAGCATCAACAGATGATGATTACGATGGTGTTATCGTTGAAATCAGTGACCTTGTTATGGATTCTACAACCTTTTTATCCATTCTTCGACCTTCAATTTCAAACTGGAAACAGCAG GGCAAGAAGGGCGTTTGGATAAAATTACCTATTCATCTGGCCAACCTTGTTGAAACTTTAATCAAG GAAGGTTTTTGGTATCACCATGCAGAACCAAAATATTTGATGCTTGTACATTGGATTGCAGACAGTGCCAACACAATTCCGGCGAATGCCACACACCGAGTTGGTGTTGGAGCGCTTGTGGTGAATGAAAAACGAGAG GTTCTAGTGGTTCAAGAAAAAACTGGACATTTTCGGGGAACTGGATCCTGGAAATTCCCTACTGGAGTTGCTGATCAG GGTGAAGAAATTTGGGAAGCAGCAGTTAGAGAGGTCAAAGAAGAAGCGGGA GTAGACTCAGAATTCGTGGAAGTATTAGCTTTCAG ACAAAGTCACGCATCGTTCTTTGAGAAGTCAGACCTATTCTTTGTGTGCTTGTTGCGCCCTGTTTCTTCCGACATCAAAATCCAAGAAGTAGAGATAGAAGCTGGAAAG TGGATGCCATTTGATGAATATGCAGCTCAACCATTTATGGAAAAGTATGAGCTTTTGAGGCAAATTAACGACATATACTTAGCAAAGATTGATGGACATTATTCTGGATTTACTCCTGTATCTACAAAATCGAACTTCTCTAACCAGAAAAATAGCTATCTTTACTTGAATGTTGGAGGCTTGAAGAGGTCTAATTCTTTATAA
- the LOC127138285 gene encoding nuclear transcription factor Y subunit B-3 → MAESDDESGGQASGSKELLQERLLPIANVGRIMKKALPSKAKISKEAKETMQECVSEFISFITGEASEKCQKEKRKTINGDDLVWAMTTLGFEEYAEPLKVYLLKYREIEGDKNFSMNMIAGKEQQGGNTDHRFFQG, encoded by the coding sequence ATGGCAGAATCAGACGATGAGTCAGGTGGTCAAGCATCAGGGAGCAAAGAACTACTACAAGAAAGACTCCTTCCCATAGCAAACGTTGGAAGGATCATGAAGAAAGCGTTACCATCGAAAGCAAAGATATCAAAGGAAGCAAAAGAAACTATGCAAGAGTGTGTATCAGAGTTCATAAGTTTCATAACAGGTGAAGCATCTGAGAAGTGTcagaaagagaagaggaaaacAATAAACGGTGATGATCTTGTTTGGGCCATGACTACACTTGGTTTTGAAGAATATGCAGAACCTCTTAAGGTTTATCTTCTTAAGTATAGGGAAATTGAAGGAGACAAGAATTTTTCTATGAATATGATTGCTGGTAAAGAGCAGCAAGGTGGTAATACTGATCATCGATTCTTTCAAGGGTGA